The Cydia pomonella isolate Wapato2018A chromosome 22, ilCydPomo1, whole genome shotgun sequence genomic interval attgttatatattttcattctacttataaggcgtcatatttaatatagaaaaagGTTTGGAATAACTTAGTCttacggtattttgctgaaGGTTGAATCTTAACATAACATCCTATCGATTAATTCCTctcaacataataaattatttagtatgatAAATTTCCAAGTCTTAACATCTAGGTAATACTTAATCAGGTAGAAACagagtccaagatttagttgttactcattaaagaatctaGAGTACCGCGGTTCacttcgaggggtcctaacctttaactagacgatcacttggccaaataattgttaagttaaaattattgttggggTAAATTTTAAAGGTGGGATTGTTAACGATTAggttcattattttattaggtcCGGGGTTTAATAGATGGGGTAGATAGGGGTGTAGGTAGGGGAAGTTACACCATGCAGTATCCGGACACCCGATGATGTCGGTCCGACAGCTGACGGGGGTGTAATCGGAAGGGCCTCTTCGATATCGGAGTAGTGCCTATAAGAAAAAACAGCTGCTAAAGAGNNNNNNNNNNNNNNNNNNNNNNNNNNNNNNNNNNNNNNNNNNNNNNNNNNNNNNNNNNNNNNNNNNNNNNNNNNNNNNNNNNNNNNNNNNNNNNNNNCATCTGTTAAATGTAAACGTCGTATTGAATTAGTAAATTTGCAGAGTATGATAGCGAGATACTATTTATACCTACTGGCTTCTTGTACTCGTATTcgtaacacacacacacacgagtAAATAAATTACGTATTCAAACTAGACCTCGTGATCCCGCATGCCACCGCcattttgaaacaaaaatacAGAATTGACAAAATATCCATATTTATCCAATATTGAACCTGTTCACAGGACGATTGAGAAAAttaaatgcgacctgtagaggagaaaaCCGGACAGCCGCTCATAAGTATTTTTACCTACGCTAAATCGGAGACCATCGCTTTCGATCGGTCAGTTAGTTTCTAGTACGTTGCTTTTTCGTATCATATGAAAGTAGGAAACCTTTAGGATGGTTTGAACATGTAAATAGAAGACCTCCTGATTATATCGGGAATGTTGCTATGGGTCTGAACATCGCTGGGTCCCGAGGAAGAGGATGACCCAAGATGAGATGGGCAGATACCATAGCAAAAGACATGAGGGCCTGCGACGTTACAGTGGACGACACGTCCGATCGCGCGAAGTGGAAAGAAAAGATAAGGAAAGCAGACCCGACAATCAGATGGGCATAATAATACTGCGGAgagagagatatatatatatttgatgcAAGGCAACGTATATCAGGGTCATGCAGCTTGCAcagttttataatgtttttttttttaattcctgaCTCCTGAGAAGAATTGATTGGAGAAAGTAAACCAGAATAAAGAATGGTGATGATCCTAGTCTGCATCATGACATTGGTTCTATAATGAGCCACAAATCTTTGGCAACTGATAAGCAATGTTTTAGTTGTAAGTATTCGCTATCTCTCTATAACAATATTTGCTTCGTCTTCAAATTGTCACTTTGCTATTTATCTTTTCCAACGGATTGTTCTCATGCAATGTCTTTTAAACAGTTTCAGTCTCTATCCTTCGACAGTTATAAATAAGATTTTGCAAGATTGCTACGTTTAGTTAGCAAGTAAGGTAGTTTTAGTAGGTACTAAGTAGATTAATTAACTAATATGGGAAAGGCACAACAATGCATAACTGGAGTGACTGGTAAGTTTTGATAAATCTACAACATATAGGTACCACAAATATGGTGGGCTAGAATCAAGCCTTTCAATCATTATAATCATTTCAtcaaacccccccccccccccccctgctaAACAACcctctctcttcttcctcgcgctgtcccggcattttgccacggctcatgggagcctggggtccgcttgacaactaatccctatAATGGGCGTGGACACgaatagtttttacgaaagcgactgccatctgaccttccaacccaggagcattttttatttataagtttattttaagttttataaaccAGGTATAACaggtagtttagttttaatgattagttagcttatttaagctttatttacTGTATATTGTCGTCTTATGTTGCCCCtataacaaattatttcaataacgaaaaaatgttatgagaatatagttatttgttttacaaggagaaAAAGTTGTTCTTTAACCTGTGCTAATACTGATACCcgagcgaaagattccaaaaccACTCAGAAACCTAGCGTAATTTTTGACAGAAACTTATTAATTAGATTAATCCTTAATTTTAGTGTGCTTCGGTGCCATATTGATGGGCAGCCTCAACTGCTGGCCTTCCTTCACACTGGAACTGTTCACGAATCCGAACTCGACAATGCTGTCCACGCCCATGACAGAAGTGGAAGCGTCGCTGGTCAGCAGCTTGCCTTCCTTGGGTGCCATGGCTGGGACTGCCGTGACAGGTGTACTTATTGACAATTTGGGGAGAAAAAGAGGTGCCATAGCGCTAGTTTTACCCTTTCTGGTGAGTCTATTGTTGTTGTGCGCGGAAGTTTGTCTTGTTTTTTACAGCGCAGCAGCGTTTTAATGACCTGATATAATAATGGTTTCCTCCAATGATCGGCATGATATGATCATTCTACTCTGATTCCCCTGGCATCTCATTCCTCTGgctattcgcaaattcccagaAGATTTGTTGTTTTGATCGTAGATAGAACTTAGCACTAGTTTACACAGTTATTAATAAAGCGGAATTTCTTGAAAATTTTCTAATAGGTATGGCCAGAGGAATGAGGTTTTTTTAGAACGACTCATTTCGCCCCGTAGACCTGGCCAAGATGACAATTCTTAATAGAAAACGTcaatcaaaacttaaataatgcgtggaaatagtcacgtggcTTTTCTGTCATACCGTTTTTTAGGGTTAACTAATAGGATTAAACGGGACCCTagctattactaagactctgctgtccatccgtctgtctgtctatccatctgtcaccaggctgtacgtatctcatgaactgtgatagctagacagttgaaattttcacagatgatgtatttctgttaccgctataacaacaaatactaaaaagcggccaagtgcgagtcggactcgcccatgaagggttccgtaacatttatgacgtataaaataaaatacttactagatctcgttcaacgtTCAAACctattttcggtggaagtttgcatgataatgtacttacatcatatatttttttagttttatagtttttttctcttattttagaagttaaagggggggggtggcacacattttaccactttggatgtgtctctcgcgcaaactcttcagtttagaaaacattgatattagaaacctccatatcatttttgaaggcctatccatagataccccaaacgtatgggtttgatgaacgaaaatttttgagtttcagtttctaaatataccccaaatttttttgttttttttttctatttttgtgtgaaaatcttaatgcggttcacagaatacatctacttaccaagtttcaacagcatagttcttatagtttcggaaaaaagtggctgtgacatacggacggacagacagacagacatgacgaatccataaggtttccgttttttgccatttggctacggaaccctaaaaagtacggaaaccTCGGTGGGTAAGTCCGACTCTCACTTATCCGGTGTTTTTTCATGGTGTTTGTCGATGTAGGAACGATTGTGGCCACGGCTAGGCCCCCGGATACGGAAGCTAATAGGTTATTTTACTTTCAGCTATGCTGGATCATTATAGAATTTTCATCATCGGCGTTTCCGATCATGATTGCTCGCTTCATTGGGGGCATCGCCGGTGGAGCGAACCTCGTTTATGCTCCGATCTTCATATCGGAAATATGCGAGCCTTCTATCAGAGGCACATTATCTTCAGGTAGGTTATCATTATCCCCAGTCCTCAGTTTTGCAGGAACCGGAAGATTGAATACAACTTTTATGTGtagattaaaatatattttctgccATCCAGAAAGCTGATTTTTACGCCTAAGATCCAGATCTGTTAAAAAAAGTAGAGCATTAACCAAACCAATAGTCCAAGACTAAACTGATGATTTTCACTCGAGTTGAGGTGAATGAAGTACATGTAAATGAAGAAACAATGGCTTTTGTTGAACATATTAGGGTCTTAGgcgtaaaaataatttgagaaaATGCATATTTAATATGCTATTGTAACAAAGACAGCATTGCATTTTTATTATCGGTATATCGAACAAGTATTGTTTATCTTTTAACAGGAACGGTATCAATGTATTGCTTTGGAGCCATATTGTCGTACTTGAGCGGCTGGTTCCTGTCATATAACATGATCATCTGGCTAAACCTGGCCCTGGGCGTGATAAACCTTCTGCTATTCATGCTTGTGGTGGAAAGCCCCCTGTTCTTGCTGAAGCAGAAGAAAGAACATGTGAGTTTacatatatatagttttaatgTGGCTAGATGTCTGGGGACTTATAGAATTGCATATCTGTTACAACTTGTACGCAGGTGCAGTGGTTATTTCTCTTCAGATTGAATACCTATTGAAGAATTAAGCTAGAACCAACACAAGGTTAACACAAAACTTACCATAGATATAAAATCTTACAAATGTGTTTAAATCCCTTGAAAACCTGCGACCGTACTCGTTCAGACCTAGAGGATACATCGTTAAAAACGTTTCCACATTTCCAGGAAGCTATAAAGGCCCTAGCACACTACAGGGATGGCTCTGTGTCATCGAAAATCGTTTTGGAAGAGCTATCCATAATGAAACAGCAGCTGTCGCCGGCTGTGGAACTACTTTCTGTTAACTCCGGTAAGGTTTATCACAAAGCTGTTGATGTTACAATATTCCTCACACTGTAATGAAATAAGAAAGTCCGATTAATGGGGAAATTCTTACGGCGTTCCAACCTATTTCACTTTTGTATTCGTATTGTTAAAATCCCTGTTTATTTTAGTTTGACGTTTTTCCATTTCATTTGATCCATGATTCGTGTCAAACAACCGAAAATGCCgtaatggctcagtttcattggtcgataaggCCCGTATGCagggtgcgggagatttccataaGGCCCGCATTCGGGGAACTGTTTTCATTGGGCGATAGGGCCCGTATGGCGAGCTTCCAGATCCAGAGATTGCCAAAATgcatgccattatgagtttcactagtcgttacaCCACCGCCTGCGAGGAGTCACCCGCACGCTTTATATCGACCGTATTATtcaccaatgaaactgagccacaACATTCTACCGACAGGAcaggaaaatgaaaaaaattgtaatgttGTGAAAAGCTAACTAACCATCTTAGGTGTGAAGTGTTTGACAGATATATcttaaaattgtgtaaaataatacaaaagtaACATTAATAAAACTTTCAGATGAAAAGAAAGCGGAAGAAGCCGAGAAAGAGAAGCTAACCGACGGAGAGCCAGTGCCGGGCACGCACAGACAGCCCGCTATCAAGACATTGTGTAAGTCTTATTTGATCCCCTcatatattttagaattaattGTAAGTATAGAATCACAGAGAGGAAGATACGCGTATATGTCAACATTGTCGACATAAGTACACAATCCCTTGTAATATTCTACtaagtaactaaataaataaataaataaataaataaataaatattatacgacattattacacaaattgactaagtcccacagtaagctcaataaggcttgtgttgagggtacttagacaacgatatatataatatataaatatttataaatacttaaatacatagaaaacacccatgactcaggaacaaatatccatgctcatcacacgaataaatgcccttaccaggatttgaacccgggaccatcagcttcgtaggcagggtcactacccactaggccaaaccggtcgtcaaactatatATTTACTTGCTATAACTCTGGTTGTCTATTActgatttatatgaaatttggtatggagatagatTGAGGCCCGAGGAAGGGCTTCGATATAAGGACGTGCTAAAGCGTCTCCTAAATGTGTGATCCTGCACGTTGTGCAGTTGCTGCAGTGTGCGATCTGCACGTTTGCGATCGATCCTGCACGTTGAGAGGACCTCGCTGCGAAACGGTTATCTTGGCGGTCTACCATCTTCGATTCCACCAAGTCGGTTGAGGATAACCGCCTCGCGGcattagggctcctctacatgatggcccagcgtaggccagcctaagggacgcagctatgcggtggaatgagatagcaatatcacttgctccctctaacgcattaAATGCGTCTCTTGGacttgcctacgctgggccatcgtgtagaggagcccttagacGTAAAACGCCAACTACACAAGGAAatacctaagccctcctacgtatacctacgtacagtcacgtctgaaaataccGATACGAACGAAGTCCCAGAAagttcagaattgttttatagcactaaaacctacgtctagtttaagtttgaggttatatcaaaaatacacactgtatgtTTGTGTTGTACACACTTTAATTAGCTTCACTGCATATTTGTAGTTAAatggttgattttttttcagttaccGAACCAGCTAGTCGCAGAGCGTTTTTGGTTGTAGGAATTGCTTTGACTCTACAGgtaagttttcatttactaaGTATGTGTAATACACTGCACACTCAGCTgtaaaattgcatggacactttatgaataaataaataaataatatttggggacaatcatgtccaaaaacaaaaaagaaacaaaaaaaagaatgaaaagaaaaaagaatcatacacagatcaacctaacCAAAGCTTgttgttgtacagtcaagtcttaaaatatgggtgtacacatcttactcaaaaatatgtccgaTAGCATCTTATTGCAGTGTAATTAGAGCGTAGTatcatatttatgagacgattctttcgatacatatttttgcacttgactgtactatggGTATTatgcgacgatatacatatgtatatacattaatacatacttatatacatagaaaacacctatgtctaaggaacaaatatctgtctgtgttcatcaaacaaataaatgcccttaccacgattcgaacccgggaccatcggcttcacaggtaggggtcactacccactaggccagatcggtcgtcaagttttaataattaaaattctatGATATCTTTAGACGAGTGTTGTACTCGTAAGTGGGACGAAATTATTGCACAGTGAAATTACACCCTGTATAGAGCTCTGTGGGAGCTCGAAAGAAGTCAAATATATGATAGAGCACTCGATTTCAAATCCAATGGGATTCAAGTACCTAACCTTATTGATTACTTTCGTTAAGGAGTACCAGCGGACAATCGTACTTTTCGTTAGATTTACGCTGCtcttttatcaattttatcatgtGCTTTACAAAGGTGCCTAGCCGGGTAACAATCGCTTGTGCTTCGACGTGGCTACGACATCGACAACGAAACgttgtgtctctctatcgctcttccatattagtgcgagagttgcgtttcgttcgctaaacgattggcatgtcgGCTACACTGCTCTGATAAAATATGAATGTCTCGTTCCAGGTGTGCATGGGGATGGTGGCGGTGCAAGTGTACGCCGGAACATTGTTCAAAAAAGCGACCCCGAACCTTTCCAAGGACTTCTGCTCGGTACTTCTGGCAGTCACTCTGTTCGCCGGGTGCGCCGTCACCGCCGTCGTGGCGGACAAGGCTGGAAGACGGGTAACTTTATCCATTtgtttcaccacttagatgatTGTGTCTTACGACAACAAGTGACCACACTCCTTTAGCTCCAGCGGCCGCCACAACGCCGCACGCGtcttacatacatacctatatcgCGAATATCAATTTTGTATCAGTTTcgagtattaaattaaatcccTATTAAGTATGCATCAAGATCTTTCAAGGCGATTATGATCGCCTGCAGATTGGCAGACCTGAACTGTGTGTTTTTAACTTCCTAGTTTCTGGAGACACGGCAGGAATTTAGCATAGCTAAACTGTgaactgaactgtcacctgcGATATTACTGGATTTGCAGGACCGTTACGACCTTCAAAATTTCAAGAAAAGAActtactcccatcttaaaggccggcaacacgcggtaattgcttactatTAGGCTGATCGAGCTATTCGTTTGCCTCttgtaacataaaaaaatctggAATGCTATtcataatagaaaaaaaaaccggccaagagcatgtcgggccacgctcagtgtatggttccgtagttactcttccgtcacaataagctaaactggagcttaaagtatagtaaattgttaacctagggatgaaacggtacctttcacgcgagttaaacaaataggcaaatttgcataatcagtacctaattaggtaaagtaagtctttttactatgaaaaacagctaaactgatcatgtccgctatagttttcatttaatgt includes:
- the LOC133530099 gene encoding facilitated trehalose transporter Tret1-like — encoded protein: MGKAQQCITGVTVCFGAILMGSLNCWPSFTLELFTNPNSTMLSTPMTEVEASLVSSLPSLGAMAGTAVTGVLIDNLGRKRGAIALVLPFLLCWIIIEFSSSAFPIMIARFIGGIAGGANLVYAPIFISEICEPSIRGTLSSGTVSMYCFGAILSYLSGWFLSYNMIIWLNLALGVINLLLFMLVVESPLFLLKQKKEHEAIKALAHYRDGSVSSKIVLEELSIMKQQLSPAVELLSVNSDEKKAEEAEKEKLTDGEPVPGTHRQPAIKTLFTEPASRRAFLVVGIALTLQVCMGMVAVQVYAGTLFKKATPNLSKDFCSVLLAVTLFAGCAVTAVVADKAGRRVLIISSSALVALCMGGLGAQMQTGFLPAWVSAVIMLLYCFCFIFGAGTVPYVLLAEVFTPEVQGIASMILVEWVWLLNFLIIAVFPFMVSVLGIHGSFYAFACVGLVNTFLSYFNVPETKGMSNKQIREVFSK